The genomic window CCTCAGTGTCAATTCTTTTAAGAACTTGGTGGATTTCAAAGATGCCACGATTGCTGCTAAACCAGCTTCAAATTCATTTTGTGACACATTCACCACCTCCAGTTTCTGCTTATCTTTTAAAGCACTGGCTAATTCATAAGCtgctataatagagttaatTCCATTGTTGTTTATGTTGAAGACTTTCAAATTGTGATGGTGCTTTTGTAAAGCTTTGCAAAGTTTAATACATCCTAAACTCTCCAACATGTTTTGTGAAACATCTAAAATCTCTAGTGAGGTGTTGCTTTTCAAAATTGCAGAAATATCATTTGATGCTCTTACCTGTATGTTATTGGAACTCACATCTAATACTTTTAAGGAGTAAATGTTCTGTAGAGCACTTGCGATGTCACTCATTCCTTTAGCTTCAAGAGCATTCCTTGAAATCCTTACTTCTGAAAGGTTCGTTTTGCTATTAAGCATAGAAGATAATCCAGGTGCTGCATCTGGGTTTATAAAATTGTTGTGTAAGTCTAACACTTTTAACATTGTATTTTCATTAAGGGATTTTGAAATAGCTAAAGCTCCTTGTGATGAAATTTTATTTGCACCCAGATCCAAAACTTCTAGGCAAGTTTTGTTTATTAGGCTATAGGCTATGACCTCTGCTGCGTCATCATCGATACCGTTTCTGTTCAAAATAAGTGACCTCAGATTTTGGATATCTTTTATGCCCTTAGCAAACTCCTTCACTCCAATGGAACCAAACTTGTTTTGGGAAACATCTATCACTTGCAATAGTGGTGACACTCTTATGGTAGATACAAGACTGTCCACAAATCACTCATCTTTTAAAGAACAGTTTGGAATTTTCATAACCGTTGCATTTAGTTTCAAATACTTTACAATCTCTAAGTATGTGGATTGCCTAGCATGTATTTTGATATCAGACATGATGATCATCTTAGTGGTGCTGCTGGCAGACAAGCTATTGACCAGATTATCTACTGCAGTTTCACACAGACTGGGCTCAATGAGAGAGAAATTTGATAAACATTTTAACGAAGACAATGCAGTAGTAAAGAAATTTACCATTGGTTTCTGTACACCAATCTGAGAAAACTGCAAAGTCACAAGATTTGTATTCTTAACTAATAAGTTTAAAATATCTTCTAGATGCTTTACATTAACTGGACAGTTATACATGCTGAACTTGGTCAACTCACACTTGGTACTGTACAATCCTATGACTGTAGTAATGTGATCCCCTAGCACACTGTTTACATATAAATGACAAGTACCAACGATTTTTAATGAAGGAAAACTGCTAATGCTTTGTTCAATGTAATCTGCTGCATCAGCAGAAATCTTATTACCATCCATTAATAGTAGCTTCAGACATGTATCATCAGGCAAATATGATATAAGTGACTTAGCTCCTGCATCTCCTAGCTCATTATTTGAAATGTATAGTTCTTCTGTTTTGCAAGATTTCACTAAGTCTGCTACAGCACCTGCGCAAATTTCTGAAAGCTGATTGCCAGAAAGGTTCATGATTTTTATGCATACTTTGGATTGTCTGTTTGAAAACAGTGCTCTCCATAAATCACGAAGACCATGGTCGTTGATATGACAGCTTGAGATATCTAATTTCTCCCACTTTTCCATATACGAAtaagttaaaaagaaaccaagagtaataacattattaggAGAAAGAGTTCTTTTACTCAGATCTATTTGTTTCTTCTGCACTGACTCACTTACAGCTTTGCACATGGTTTCATCTTGTGCTTCCTTAAAACACTGAAACAAATAAAGACACTTTATTTTATCTTGCAATATCTTAGGTGAAATGTAAAACTCTTTAATTTTAAACAGTTTACTGGTAAGGGAAAACTGGTTACCGGACAGGAAATGCTTAAAAGCAAAAACTTTACCTTTAGTAATGCCCACATATATGATCCAAGTGTTCAGGTATCTTTCATTCCAGAATGTATCTCTGAGAAGATTCAACTGTTTATCATCAGGTAATGATTGTATGTAATATGCTGCGAGGTACTCTTGGACTGATGAATGAATGAAATTGAAAGACAGGGTCTTTCCATTTGTAGTAAAGTGCTGTGTGGCTTGTAACAAGCCAAACCCATGGACTGTTGCACAATTTTCAGTAATCTCTGGGTACACTCTTTGAACCTCTTCCAAACCAAAAACCATGTGATCTTTCTTTAATGTATCATATGAAAATTGTCCCAGTTTCTGTTTGATGGAATCAATAGATGAATCCTTCTTCTGAACTTCCTTGTGcgttttcacatctttttcaatGTGAAGTTTAATGGTCAAGTcaacaaatttttcatagaacTCTGTACGAGATCGAGGGAGATTATTCTTTGTAAACAAAAAGAGTAGGATGGTCATGTACAATGGAATATAGCACATACTACTAACAGTAGGATGACTATCAAAGTATTGCTTCAGATTTGTAGTGTCATCTGGTTTGTTTGCCAATGCTTGTTGAATGTATTCTTGCCTATCATTGTTTGTAAAGCCTATTATTTCTTTTCGACAGTCTGCAAACTGACATACAGATCCATATGTGAATGAGCGAGATGTTATAACTATGTCACATTTGCGTAATCGTTGGCGACTAATCAACTGGGAAATCAAACAATCACCCGGTAGCTCTACAGACAGTTCATTGTATCCATCTATTAAAATTACGAGAGTTGCTCCTTCTCTTTCCTTTATGTACTGATAGATCTCGTCAATTGTCTCTTCACATTCAAGATGGCAGCAGTATTTAATTAGATCTTTAACTTCTTTTAGAACTTGAATTCTTTGCTCATGAGCACGTAAAAGAAATAGAAATTTCTTTGTAGAAAGAATCTGATCTTGAGACCACTGGTAAGCAATTTCTTTGCACAAGTACGTTTTACCAATACCAGGAGGTCCATCAATTAATATGACTTGTGGTGAAGACATACCTTCATTGTCATGGAATATATCTGCAATAGCTTTAGTTACATTATTTTGTGATAAATATGCTGCTATTTCTATTGAATTGATGCTCAATTGTCTCAGTGATACAGGACGCAAACTATCAGGTAATTTTGGGATAGTATTGATATTCCCTTTGCATTTCAATGCAGCCATCACATTGATCTCTTGCTTGGACTTTCCTTTAGGTGTATTTTTATGATGGACTAATGCAATACTATTAAAGAATTTAGGCTTATCTGGCCATAGGAGCCATTTTTCTTCACCTCCAGTAAATTGTGTGTCTTTGTAAAGTTCCTTTAGGTAATTTGTTGTTTTCTGTATTTCAACACCTGCGGAATGTTACTGTAATAATGACAAGTATAACTACTTAACTGTGGGATatgtacacaaacacatggGCCaaaaattagctagctaactaaTTGTAGTTCTATGCATTGAAATTAttaacaagtacaagaaaaaaataggaattttaaattaaacTAGAGTTgggacaatgtagtgcctcaacAAAAAGTAGCTGGATCCAGTACTATAGCTACTATGTATTGTATTGTCAAATTACTGTaaagcagcggcggaggaagtagttgatatgaggggggctctgctgggctgacccagacttatttctgtagtttggtaaggtgagaccaaaaaaaaaaaaatggctaccatttctagctgataaactacataaaaatccttacatagcttgctacacactgactactttattagagtgactgctctattagagtatctcgatctttatatcacggttttcagccccactccaagaaaggtaatttcggtgtgatattaTTCTGAGGGGTGGCttaagccccctagcccccccccccccccccctttccgccgcctatgctgtAAAGCTATGTTTAAGAAGTTAATAATCCCGCTGTGTGGTGGAGATTCTATTATTGAATACACGTGCAGTAAGGATATTTGGTCCTTTATTGCTTTACAGTAACTGGACAATATGCATACTAGCTACTCCCGGATCCAGTACATTTTGTTTGGGCACTACATTatctctactctagtttaaagtTCCtaataatttttcttatacttttttgtaaacttttttataaatccatgaCTACTTACACTCTTGCATAAATAGCACAACAAATCTTGCCCAGGGTGAAGAACAGTACTCCAAAGTGAGGGGGAAAGTCTTAGGGGGTGGAAGTAGGCCCCGGCCATTTATGCCAGCATagtttaaagcataataggtgaccaaaagcatcagcaATTGTTTAGCATGCTCAAAATGATACAAATCACCATAAAAACATATTTTTGAAGTGCTGTACATACAAACTctattttatataattatgaagACTCTTGGTATGCAACCAAGTAAAGTACTGTAAATTGTAGCAAATGAGTGCCACAAAATCAATATTAAATAATGTGGCTCCTGTAAATGAATTATAGAAACAAATGGTGGATAAATTTGGCCTTTCTGTACCCAGTTTTTACCTAAAGCCATCACTCTATAAAACTAATTTATTGTGttaatacagtatatagctacacccTTAAACCTACAGCCATTTTAAAAAAATGCAAGTAATGAATACACATAgtccagtaaactggatcaTACACGTGCCTTTCAAACCAAAGTTCCATGATACAAAAATTGTTAAAGTTATCTAAAAACAAcaaacaccatcttactcaccattaaattttggtttagtGCACCAAGGCATGTACTTGAGTAAAATGTAATTTTTACAATTTGTGCTGCAACaatgcagaggaggttggacgtgcTATAAGTgctacttaaatatattgctcttaattgcattcttttctttggtatttcacgtgaccctcaatagtcgcaatactaaactgaaaaactgTGGAGTTCACTGCGGTCCGTTAAATATTCAGATCGTCCTTCACGTAGGCTTCAAGGCTAAGTACTTTGTTTTCTCAAAGCACTTGAGATTCATGCTGAAATTAACAAATTGTGATTTGATGcatacaacttcaccagacttgtcacatacgttttctataatgaaacaacGACCCTTCACTGCGTTACACTTGAGATCACTGTATTACCTTCCTCAATAAAACCGATTTGCGTAACTTATTTTATTGGCGCTTTAAACTCTGGCTTTGTTACCAGCCAAATCAGTGGGGTTTGCTGGGGATTGCCACGCCGttagatttagaaatacataaactttcaaatgtactatagttttaataaaattgtcttgaaacgaagattttccaatgaaaatgtacagctcacgtgaacgcgtccaacctcctctagCAACAATGTAATCAATTATGCTTGTCATCTATAAATTTTACCATACAAGTACCTCAAGTAACTCTACCCTTTGACATGTTGGTTGCTATGGAAACTTGTTTTAATTGTACGCTAATTGGATACTACTGCATTTTGGATTTTTTGTATCTACTTTTTGGTATTACTTTAAATCTTCAAAATCTTGATATTCATGGGTGACTAGTCAAAACTTCAACAAATCTATCAGAGCAAATTGTAAAATTTGTCTACAATAAATACTTTGTAAGAGAAAATGTCCATTTTAGGCAATTTCGTAAAAACATTTCTCCTCCTACAGATAATTGTTACAAAAAATTTTATTGATACCAATGTGCGCATAACAGGTGGGGCTAAATTTCTTACAAAGCAGATTTTGCAATATCTGTTTATAGTTGGAAGCAaaaataaaaacattaaaaaacCACTGAAAATAGTCcaatttctatttaatgcacaccaGCAATCAGTGTAAAttgaagaattttaattaattttggtaGGGTAATTATGCCTGATACTTTCCCACTTCAACCATGGGTAGCAAAAGTTCATAACTATAAACACTTAAGAATATCGTAAAAACCTTGATATCCTATAAAAATGTATAGGCAACTCACAGAGCCACTTTAGAAATTAATTAAATTTAAAGATATACTTCATCGCAGTCATCCAACCCAGAGCTTCCCACTATACTTTGGAAAGCACAAAAGAACTATCTCTCCATACTCCTTATAATGATGTACAAAAGAACATAATTCGGCTGTACCTTCATCCTATCAACTATCTCCTAACGTTATGTTGCTCCTTATGTGATAGCGATAGATATCATGCAATCAATTAAATGTGCAATGATGAGATGAAGGAAAAAGGACATGAAATGATTCAGTGCTTTGTAGTGGGTGATTTTCTTGTAAGTTTATACGTACACAGTTAGGTAActtactctttgccaattaataCAATCTGTTATTCTTAGAAATGGCACGTATTCATTACTTGAATTCGTATAATTAGAAAATATGGACATGCGCCCTCACGCAGTAATTGCATTGCTAATGGAAAATGGAAGGAAACCTTCAGAGCTAAAGGTAGCCGAGTTAAAGCTGTGGTTGACATGTAGAAACGTATCTACAAAAGGTAAAAAGTCTGATTTAATAGCAAGGTCAGTTCTAATTTAGCCAAGCTAGGTAGCTGCACAAATATCAGTGGTGACCACACACACCCCCCATCTCAGCATAGTCGCTGCATTACCATGATAGTCGGCACAAAACTTTTTGGGAGCCCAGCGAGCATGACCCTTTTGTGTTACTGTCAAACTTACCTGCTACACACAGTGGCTCAATAAATGACAGCAACAGAAGACCATAGCAAGTGTacgctttattagagtagtttgcgAAGGTAtgtgctatattagagtaagaggtgtacgttctattagagtaattgtatAGAGGAAATCTAACTTATCTATCATTATTTGAGCAatatatgtacaatataatacagTTGTGTATATTTTCAATAATACGTGTGTGTTGTTACAGAGTGAATGCTTGCATCAAGTTTGGACTGACAGGTGGTCGTGATGTAAAGTCACTGCTTTCAAGTAGGGAGGCTGAGGATATATATTATATTTCCTGAAGGTAGCTGGGTTAACCTAAAAACAGCAGTGTTTCAAGAAGGAGAGTTTTGTTTCACTTCAGCTGAAATTGTTTCTTATTTTGTCTCACGATCAGTCCTGATGGTTTCCTGCAGGTGATCCAAAGCCATAAACCAACGGCTGAAAACTTGTTTATCTGTGGGCATATTCAGTGCATTGAGACAGTGAAATACGATGGTCACCTGCTCTTTAAGGCAAAGAATTTACCTGAAATGAAAAAGGATAAAGTGTACATCATAAAAATAGGTTTGAATTCTATCTACCATAGATTCTCTAAAATTTCAGCAtctctaaatttcggcaagcaCAGGAAAGTGTCTAATTATAAGCGCGTTAATTTTTTTGGAACTTGGAGAACTAGTTGACAaaggtctcttgagtactgaggattctcagtgacctcacacaatatgctacctccatgctggatgaagcaccaagtgtAAAATTGTTAAGGGAATGTACCCAACGACATCATCCTGTGACATCACGACTACTGCAAAATGATCTTCGCATGGTTCGTTCTGTACACAGAATAAAATCTCACCTGGCCCCACATCTCCTTGTAACATGATACACCCTCAGATAACGCTTCATTAagccatggaacacttcatACAGCATCTGGTAGCGAAATGTATCATGagatagtttaataatattactgattgtggtttctatttttattACTTGGTGAAATCCTTTATTACATCtgggtgattgtattcaaaagcgATGTGGTAATGACAttgaccatccctcctggatGATGTAGGCAATCATAGTATATAGCGCTGTGGCCAAGTGAGTGTTGTGGTACCATCAGCTCCACTTCAAGGCattcctgttggtccctgtagaaagaaatccagaaagtaagcagtaaacggatcgcaaataacatagccatgaagcgtgcagactgtataaggatagatccctaaaaattctaCAATAGCACTGGGTTGGTACATTTTTCCCTAATTGTTCGACCAGACACAaacggaattaatttatttctgctgaacttttagggaatctacggtagttCATTGGATATATTTATGCCAAATGTGGATGTCCAGCAGGCAACGGTCCACAAGGTAGCAGTAAGCACATTGGTACCATATCTTATGCTTTGGTGGATTATTGCAGGCTACATATGTTTCCCCAATATGCAACATGTATAGATATTTCCCAGCAGTGGAATATACCTCGACCTACACGTATTGAGCCAATCCCTGTTGAAAAGCTTGGGTATCGTCATCGGGAGTTGCATTCTACAACTTTACGAAGTAAAGGGTCAAAGATGCTGTATGACCCTCACCCAGTTAAACACAGAGCAGTAGATCCAAAGCTCTTGGAGAACCTACATTGCAATTTGTTACAACTTGAACAAAAGTGTGCATTTACAAATATATTCCTACCAATGACTGATAACATTGAACTTGATCATTGCTACCATAATAAGAGTACTGACACAACCAATAACAACAGCACTGTGGATACTACATCAACATCCACACAAGCAAGTACACAGAAAGGTGACGACAATGAGGAAGAAGTCATTGATGAGAACACTGAAAATGTAATGTTAACATCTACATCAGCCAACCCACAAataggcctgcgcctaatatgccggcataattttgagaataataggtcaccaattttgtgagaataattccgggataataggatggttacaggaataattttagaattatcgaaCATTCtgggaataatcagtggaattaaggggtgtgcctcttcttgattagctagaataacgaaataagctactaagaatgatagataACTGGCGTTATTatacgagtgctggctgaaaggagctgaagagcctctaaaagattgatttactctaataaaacgttcaaatactctaatagagcagtcagatcatttcatgttaataatctgtagacagcatcagggatttaactacAGTATTACCTGCAATTCTCATAATTGTACATCTTATACTAGTGTATTTCTTTAAgtctttcaacaaacatattgatatcattatccgCTAAACTTAGCATGTAGTTATAGCTCTACctttaatacactgataattgaaaacTCTTTGATTATTACTCTCAATAACTATTTTAAGCCTGTTGtaatagctataacaattatgtgTAAAGTTGAATGT from Dysidea avara chromosome 2, odDysAvar1.4, whole genome shotgun sequence includes these protein-coding regions:
- the LOC136247762 gene encoding NLR family CARD domain-containing protein 3-like, with product MLKVLDLHNNFINPDAAPGLSSMLNSKTNLSEVRISRNALEAKGMSDIASALQNIYSLKVLDVSSNNIQVRASNDISAILKSNTSLEILDVSQNMLESLGCIKLCKALQKHHHNLKVFNINNNGINSIIAAYELASALKDKQKLEVVNVSQNEFEAGLAAIVASLKSTKFLKELTLRESGTVDQKAVIEICQVINQNPSLEVLDLRGTMLQTSGADKIFRTLSRSTALKVLNVSYNNIEDSAARQLAASSLAYHSTLKVLLINNNPLSYATIKEVVFKQLSNASSLKNIRVPNITNLRIKADIDQKVEMINRNRKETNKLIFSNFG
- the LOC136246552 gene encoding nucleotide-binding oligomerization domain-containing protein 1-like; protein product: MDDKLIELQLFSTTKGASRPTLQELYEKVLLHFAKEWKRIGVFLGMHHEELDIIEKDNQGGCRKYCEVMLKEWLNVDEEASWPKIFTAVNSTLQSECVEIQKTTNYLKELYKDTQFTGGEEKWLLWPDKPKFFNSIALVHHKNTPKGKSKQEINVMAALKCKGNINTIPKLPDSLRPVSLRQLSINSIEIAAYLSQNNVTKAIADIFHDNEGMSSPQVILIDGPPGIGKTYLCKEIAYQWSQDQILSTKKFLFLLRAHEQRIQVLKEVKDLIKYCCHLECEETIDEIYQYIKEREGATLVILIDGYNELSVELPGDCLISQLISRQRLRKCDIVITSRSFTYGSVCQFADCRKEIIGFTNNDRQEYIQQALANKPDDTTNLKQYFDSHPTVSSMCYIPLYMTILLFLFTKNNLPRSRTEFYEKFVDLTIKLHIEKDVKTHKEVQKKDSSIDSIKQKLGQFSYDTLKKDHMVFGLEEVQRVYPEITENCATVHGFGLLQATQHFTTNGKTLSFNFIHSSVQEYLAAYYIQSLPDDKQLNLLRDTFWNERYLNTWIIYVGITKGKVFAFKHFLSGNQFSLTSKLFKIKEFYISPKILQDKIKCLYLFQCFKEAQDETMCKAVSESVQKKQIDLSKRTLSPNNVITLGFFLTYSYMEKWEKLDISSCHINDHGLRDLWRALFSNRQSKVCIKIMNLSGNQLSEICAGAVADLVKSCKTEELYISNNELGDAGAKSLISYLPDDTCLKLLLMDGNKISADAADYIEQSISSFPSLKIVGTCHLYVNSVLGDHITTVIGLYSTKCELTKFSMYNCPVNVKHLEDILNLLVKNTNLVTLQFSQIGVQKPMVNFFTTALSSLKCLSNFSLIEPSLCETAVDNLVNSLSASSTTKMIIMSDIKIHARQSTYLEIVKYLKLNATVMKIPNCSLKDE